One segment of Vagococcus martis DNA contains the following:
- a CDS encoding acyltransferase, with amino-acid sequence MEKKRLSNFELLRIISIFLIVIHHFAIWTPWNFDQHSQSYRLLVNFLMIGGKLGVNVFVMITGYFMIKSNIKMKSIIKLIVQVTVFSVVLYGVTIYFNIQGSSLKWPDLINSMFPILFNRYWFMTAYLQLYLLIPLINIALNKITEINYVRFMTLFFVIFSIWPMIYFEAGTTSSHLSWFIFMYSLGAFFKLYQERFDKKAVSYFVKMSMSIVVTMLCTWGLTVLLSNSGNTGYYFVKDFLGWYTNIFVTREYSPFILVISIYLFLTFMKLPIKYNRFINYTASMILGVYLFQSTPVISGWLWKTVFRGHLVNSGVKLFFYSLCVGLVLTIIGVLLSIILNPIVRVLTNVIDKGLNNLLKKEIN; translated from the coding sequence ATGGAAAAAAAAAGACTTTCAAATTTTGAGTTGCTTCGGATTATTTCAATTTTCTTAATCGTGATTCATCATTTTGCTATATGGACTCCTTGGAATTTTGACCAACATTCTCAATCGTATAGATTATTAGTAAACTTTCTCATGATTGGTGGGAAGTTAGGTGTGAATGTGTTCGTCATGATTACAGGCTATTTCATGATTAAATCAAATATTAAAATGAAAAGTATCATAAAATTAATCGTACAAGTAACAGTTTTTTCAGTTGTCTTATATGGTGTGACGATTTATTTTAATATACAAGGTTCATCTTTAAAATGGCCGGATTTAATCAATAGTATGTTTCCAATTTTGTTTAATAGATATTGGTTTATGACAGCTTATTTGCAATTGTATTTGTTAATACCACTAATAAATATAGCATTAAATAAAATCACTGAGATTAATTATGTGAGATTTATGACACTTTTTTTTGTTATATTTTCTATTTGGCCGATGATTTATTTTGAAGCAGGAACCACAAGCTCTCATTTAAGCTGGTTTATTTTTATGTACTCACTAGGGGCTTTTTTCAAACTTTATCAAGAAAGATTTGACAAAAAAGCAGTTTCTTATTTTGTTAAGATGAGTATGAGTATTGTTGTTACGATGCTGTGTACTTGGGGATTAACTGTTTTATTAAGTAACTCAGGTAATACAGGTTATTATTTTGTAAAAGACTTTTTAGGCTGGTATACGAATATTTTCGTTACTAGAGAATATAGTCCTTTTATATTGGTGATATCTATTTATCTATTTTTAACATTCATGAAACTGCCTATCAAATACAACCGTTTTATTAACTATACTGCGTCTATGATTTTAGGAGTCTACCTATTTCAAAGTACACCAGTTATTTCAGGCTGGCTGTGGAAGACAGTATTTAGAGGTCATTTAGTGAATAGTGGAGTAAAATTATTTTTCTATAGCTTATGTGTTGGATTAGTACTAACTATTATTGGAGTACTTCTTAGCATTATTTTAAATCCAATAGTTAGAGTATTGACTAACGTAATTGACAAAGGATTAAATAACTTATTAAAAAAAGAAATAAACTAA
- a CDS encoding DUF2304 domain-containing protein — protein sequence MTSLSISITMIIFSVLFLVFIIRLIKTATFTLEYSLMWLAIGTIMLVFSIFPQIPEYFANLFGFETMSNFLLVMAVLFSLLQLIIFTKYTTKQTDDIKSLIQEVSILKEKVKKEE from the coding sequence ATGACAAGTTTGTCAATATCAATAACTATGATTATTTTTTCTGTATTATTTTTAGTTTTTATTATACGCCTAATAAAAACTGCTACGTTTACGTTGGAATACTCTCTTATGTGGTTAGCTATAGGAACTATTATGCTTGTTTTTTCTATCTTCCCACAGATTCCAGAGTATTTTGCTAATTTATTTGGTTTCGAAACAATGTCTAATTTTTTATTAGTCATGGCTGTTTTGTTTAGTTTGTTACAATTAATTATTTTTACAAAATATACGACAAAACAAACAGATGATATAAAATCATTAATTCAAGAAGTCTCGATTTTAAAAGAAAAAGTCAAAAAGGAGGAATAA
- a CDS encoding DUF6020 family protein, translating into MTKLKYLINSIVIAVGLNFSFTKGQLLVVSIKNSLMKNAILLNGIAIILFYILYKNRDFLKKSKISLMQWVVSLFLGIVQLFKTALSSTDGLTILYSSWLNILISLVVLYSYTYIFNIIQMLFMAFIQKNDMVEFVQPEKGFLNKNLANHPFITSFVIILICWLPVIVINYPSILVVDAFRQLRQYYGEIPITNAHPPIHTVMLGLSVSLGRKLGDANLGLFLSNIPQILMTLIGFSLSSVTIRKMKLPTFYSWVNIVIGALSPAVLGMLLVSTKDLFFTSSLLVVYNITILYYLKKNKTTTTNVFYALMFILMSTLVILFRKNGIYMMIPLVVIFIFRVLIYIVKSIQQKKIKMIVPSVMMLLILIIPIVLSQLVDKTLETKYNMVEDVRKSEMLSIPFQQTARYVKKFPNEVTADEKEKIKAVMYYDGLGEIYNPIISDPVKRTTPKDVTNEELKDYFKVWFQMFLKHPVTYIESTAAQNYYLFSPENYNFYYSTLTDGYDKQQPEERKTYDVLMDKTGIKKTEHKKDMQKDLTTYFRIFDSLPILGLFSSFSFGVMILLMIFALAVRLRLNVGMMATLPMLMLLLTIFAGPVVRGYLRYGLPFVYVMPLLVCFIIYLNKEKNNQTMSEEPQLTTN; encoded by the coding sequence ATGACTAAGTTAAAATATTTAATTAATTCTATTGTTATAGCAGTTGGATTAAATTTTAGTTTTACTAAAGGACAACTTTTAGTAGTATCAATAAAAAACAGTTTAATGAAAAATGCTATTTTACTTAACGGTATTGCAATTATCTTATTCTATATATTATATAAAAATAGAGATTTTTTAAAAAAATCAAAAATTTCACTTATGCAATGGGTTGTTAGTTTGTTTTTAGGTATTGTTCAACTATTTAAGACAGCTCTATCTTCAACAGATGGATTAACAATCCTTTATAGTTCTTGGTTAAATATACTTATTAGTTTAGTAGTGCTGTATTCTTATACATATATATTTAATATTATTCAAATGCTGTTCATGGCCTTCATACAGAAAAATGATATGGTTGAATTTGTTCAACCAGAAAAAGGATTCTTAAATAAAAATTTAGCAAACCATCCTTTTATCACAAGTTTTGTTATCATACTAATTTGTTGGTTACCTGTCATAGTGATTAATTACCCAAGTATTTTGGTAGTTGATGCATTTAGGCAGTTACGACAGTACTATGGTGAAATTCCAATAACAAATGCACACCCACCAATTCATACGGTGATGCTTGGATTATCCGTTAGTCTAGGTAGAAAATTAGGTGATGCAAACTTAGGCTTATTTTTGAGTAATATTCCTCAAATTTTAATGACGTTGATTGGCTTTTCTTTATCAAGTGTCACGATAAGAAAAATGAAATTACCAACTTTTTATTCATGGGTTAATATCGTTATTGGAGCACTAAGTCCAGCTGTATTGGGGATGCTTTTAGTTAGTACAAAAGATTTATTCTTTACAAGTAGTCTTCTTGTAGTGTATAATATAACAATTTTATATTATTTAAAGAAAAATAAAACAACCACTACAAATGTTTTTTATGCATTAATGTTTATTCTCATGTCTACATTAGTCATTTTATTTAGAAAAAATGGTATTTATATGATGATTCCGTTGGTTGTTATTTTTATATTTAGAGTATTGATTTATATAGTTAAGTCTATACAACAAAAGAAAATTAAAATGATAGTTCCATCAGTAATGATGTTACTAATTCTTATTATCCCAATCGTATTATCACAACTAGTAGATAAAACGTTAGAAACAAAATATAATATGGTTGAGGATGTCAGAAAAAGCGAAATGCTATCTATTCCTTTTCAGCAAACAGCTAGATATGTTAAAAAGTTTCCAAATGAAGTCACTGCTGATGAGAAAGAAAAAATTAAAGCGGTTATGTATTATGATGGATTAGGCGAGATATACAATCCGATTATATCTGATCCAGTAAAAAGAACCACACCTAAAGACGTTACAAATGAAGAGTTGAAAGATTATTTTAAAGTTTGGTTTCAAATGTTTTTAAAACATCCAGTAACATATATAGAAAGTACTGCTGCACAGAATTATTATTTATTCAGTCCTGAAAATTATAATTTCTATTATTCTACTTTGACAGATGGATATGACAAACAGCAACCTGAAGAAAGAAAGACTTATGATGTTTTAATGGATAAAACAGGTATTAAAAAAACAGAACACAAAAAAGATATGCAAAAAGATTTAACTACTTATTTTAGAATATTTGATTCACTTCCAATTTTAGGATTGTTTAGTAGTTTCTCTTTTGGTGTTATGATTTTATTAATGATATTTGCCTTAGCAGTTAGACTACGACTAAATGTAGGAATGATGGCAACATTACCTATGTTGATGCTTCTATTAACAATATTTGCCGGTCCTGTTGTTAGAGGTTATTTACGTTATGGTTTACCATTTGTATATGTGATGCCGTTATTAGTTTGTTTTATTATTTATTTAAATAAAGAAAAAAATAATCAAACAATGTCAGAAGAACCTCAGCTAACTACAAATTGA
- a CDS encoding hemolysin family protein, protein MNADPESQSIFINIIILIVLTLLNAFFAAAEVSVISVNRNRLESKAEEGNKTAIKLLALINDSSNFLSTIQVGITLVTILSGASLANSFARELAPVFGGAPWAKQASQVIVLILLTYISIVFGELYPKRIALNNPEAVAGFVMRPITLLGKIMRPFVWLLSSSTNLLSRITPMTFDDENERMTREEMAYLLTNEGVLDSDELEMVQGIFDLDTTMAREVMVPRTEAFMIDIHDAAEENIDKVLANNFSRIPVYDDDKDKVIGILHLKNLLKEARSKGFENLNLLNVIHEPLYVPETIFIDDLLLELKKTQNHMAILLDEYGGVSGLVTFEDLLEEIVGEIDDESDELTIDHLLKQVSDNEFLIEARMPINDFNEKFGTNISMTDVDTMAGFMITELGVIPEKDERLTIHVDHIDLTTYKAEGTRLLEILVTINEVEEEEEDKYYKSRDDD, encoded by the coding sequence TTATTTTGATTGTGTTAACATTACTAAACGCCTTTTTTGCAGCCGCGGAGGTTTCCGTTATTTCGGTAAACCGTAACAGACTGGAAAGTAAAGCAGAAGAGGGAAATAAAACGGCGATAAAATTACTGGCATTAATTAATGATTCAAGCAATTTTTTATCTACGATTCAAGTAGGGATTACATTAGTGACTATTTTATCAGGGGCTTCATTAGCTAATTCATTTGCTAGAGAGTTAGCACCTGTTTTTGGCGGAGCACCTTGGGCAAAACAAGCTTCTCAAGTCATTGTTTTAATCTTGTTAACATATATATCGATTGTGTTTGGAGAATTGTATCCTAAACGAATCGCTTTAAACAATCCTGAAGCTGTGGCAGGATTTGTAATGAGACCTATCACATTATTAGGTAAGATAATGAGACCATTTGTATGGTTATTGTCAAGCTCGACAAACTTATTGAGCCGTATCACCCCAATGACATTTGATGATGAAAACGAACGAATGACACGTGAAGAGATGGCTTATCTTCTGACGAATGAGGGTGTATTAGATTCGGATGAATTGGAGATGGTGCAAGGTATTTTTGATTTAGACACGACAATGGCACGTGAAGTAATGGTTCCTCGTACAGAAGCCTTCATGATAGATATCCATGACGCTGCAGAAGAAAATATTGATAAAGTTTTAGCAAACAATTTCTCACGAATCCCAGTTTATGACGACGACAAAGACAAAGTCATTGGGATATTGCATCTTAAAAATTTACTAAAAGAAGCTCGAAGTAAAGGGTTTGAAAATTTAAACTTATTAAATGTGATTCATGAACCACTTTATGTTCCTGAAACCATATTTATTGATGATTTATTGTTAGAGCTGAAAAAGACTCAAAATCATATGGCAATTTTATTAGATGAGTATGGTGGAGTATCTGGCTTAGTAACATTTGAGGACTTGTTAGAAGAAATTGTTGGTGAAATAGATGATGAATCTGACGAATTAACGATTGACCATTTATTAAAACAAGTGAGTGACAATGAATTCTTAATCGAAGCTCGTATGCCAATCAATGATTTTAATGAAAAGTTTGGTACGAATATCTCTATGACAGATGTTGATACGATGGCTGGTTTTATGATTACAGAGCTTGGTGTGATTCCTGAAAAGGACGAACGTTTAACCATTCATGTTGATCATATTGATTTAACGACGTATAAAGCAGAAGGCACTCGCTTACTAGAGATATTAGTGACGATTAATGAAGTAGAAGAAGAAGAAGAAGATAAATATTACAAATCACGCGATGATGATTAA
- a CDS encoding EamA family transporter, with protein MFLFVLYVILSSSGIILFKLGSSDMSIRFLNSQLNMNIPFLSVLGLLCYLISFVLWMIIISKSDVSFIVPLGLGLTNVLILVGSVVVLKEEINLYAICGIVLILVGTLLINKG; from the coding sequence ATGTTTTTGTTTGTACTTTACGTTATCTTATCCTCTTCAGGTATTATTCTATTTAAATTGGGCTCATCCGATATGTCCATTAGATTTTTGAATAGCCAATTGAATATGAATATTCCATTTCTTAGTGTACTAGGATTGTTATGTTACTTAATAAGTTTTGTTCTATGGATGATTATTATTTCTAAATCAGATGTTAGTTTTATCGTGCCTCTTGGATTAGGTTTGACGAATGTTTTAATACTAGTTGGATCAGTAGTGGTCTTAAAAGAAGAGATAAATCTTTATGCTATATGTGGCATTGTGCTTATTTTAGTAGGAACATTATTAATAAATAAAGGATAA
- a CDS encoding bifunctional glycosyltransferase/CDP-glycerol:glycerophosphate glycerophosphotransferase → MSIKLSIIVPVYNVSNYLEECLDSLLKQNITDYEVIMVDDGSTDNSYEIVQEYEEKYDHFVGMTKVNQGLGHSRNVGAAMAKGEYITFVDSDDIIPNNSYKEMLETIERTGSDFIIGDVIRFNSNGQFESTLHNHVFRENYEKISIKTHKELLYDTTAWNKVYRSSFWKEHNFMFPEGMLYEDIPVTIPSHLLAKSVDVLTKTTYLWRARDEGDQSITQQRSSINNLSDRLKAIQMVWDFMEENQTSKEIKDAFDFKNLNMDFQIYLNYLKEKNPEFNELLIEYLKKYLSHVSETTILELDVIKRLKYQLIKDERIDDFISLIDLETQHDLDKKPYKKGDSFYYNYPYIDCLTPEQQVANGTFDIRTRIEKVQWSTPTNLKIEGFAYIYHLDTSKDTSFSFYLTNEKTGYCCELTTHYKPHKRQDVKTMFGGKVKNSRNPLKRLYDYSYSGFSIEIDPTEFDYKQFMNGANYISIAIYNQGLSVTKNLRSPIAGFATRPKYRLKEFIKLSAEYNSFWEFKYKLEEVDNVIRKVKLENEQLVITGEHNGQVVEDNSTRFYLETSFYDNPYLTNQTILPIETQINDNQFTYIFNKNDLDYTSQSENYDLIGKKNYVVDSNYLDEVYRFDDQKQIKIDYYLNSELKLSITDYQAVIESVNFEQKQMKLTLSIKQLDVMKLDSLKMELKLYDLENSEYTFKPHSSWTSNSKMFYEFRIDLMDKKKPILKEKTYRLFLAISCSEQLDNIYEAPVVFSNEGIDRYRNELHGYRFEIRHLRGSNIAIFSQMKHWKSIENGPRRQALLRDIFYPLMRKLPLKNVAVYESFWGKEYSCNPQALCEYIQQNDTSIKNVVFLKDGFHEVDGNVETVKINSLKYYYYLARAKYLFNNVNFPDFYNKRVDAIEVQTMHGTPLKKLGLDSPNEIKPHYVETYIQKNDRWDYLLIPSDYVGEISKTAFKFKKEFIKSGYPRNDKLFADNNVENIERLKEKYNVPKDKKIVLYAPTWRTKGNFTLAMDIEKMSKELGEDYFILVKLHHFSKANFDLSDYADFCRDVSLESDIRELYLISDILITDYSSVMFDFALLEKPMIFYVYDYEKYKDELRGFYFDFEKEAPGELAYTTNDLVKILKNMDKYTNLNKDRYQAFSNKFNQYDKGNASEIVYKKIIN, encoded by the coding sequence ATGTCGATTAAATTATCTATCATTGTACCAGTGTACAATGTGAGTAATTACTTGGAAGAGTGTCTGGACTCTTTATTAAAGCAAAATATTACAGATTATGAAGTTATTATGGTTGATGATGGTTCAACAGATAACTCTTATGAAATTGTGCAAGAGTATGAAGAAAAGTATGATCATTTTGTTGGTATGACAAAGGTTAATCAAGGTTTAGGACATAGCCGAAATGTTGGAGCAGCTATGGCTAAAGGTGAATACATCACTTTTGTTGATTCAGATGATATTATTCCAAATAATTCATATAAAGAAATGCTTGAAACGATTGAGAGAACAGGATCCGATTTTATCATTGGTGACGTTATCAGATTTAACTCTAATGGACAATTTGAATCAACTTTACATAATCATGTCTTTAGAGAAAACTATGAGAAAATATCAATAAAAACACATAAAGAGTTATTATATGATACAACGGCTTGGAATAAAGTATATCGATCATCATTTTGGAAGGAACATAATTTTATGTTTCCAGAAGGTATGTTGTATGAGGACATTCCTGTTACGATACCTAGTCATTTACTTGCAAAGAGTGTGGATGTGTTAACGAAAACGACTTATTTGTGGAGAGCTAGAGACGAGGGAGACCAGTCAATTACACAACAACGATCAAGTATCAATAATTTATCAGATAGACTGAAAGCAATACAAATGGTTTGGGATTTCATGGAAGAAAATCAGACATCAAAAGAGATTAAAGATGCGTTTGATTTTAAAAACCTAAATATGGATTTTCAAATCTATTTAAATTATTTAAAAGAAAAAAATCCAGAGTTTAATGAATTATTAATAGAATATTTGAAAAAATATTTGTCCCATGTGTCTGAAACAACTATCTTAGAGTTAGATGTTATTAAGCGATTAAAGTATCAATTGATTAAAGATGAAAGAATTGATGATTTTATTTCATTGATTGATTTAGAAACTCAACATGATTTAGATAAGAAACCATACAAAAAAGGAGATAGTTTTTATTACAACTATCCATATATTGACTGTCTGACTCCCGAGCAACAAGTTGCAAATGGAACTTTTGATATAAGAACTAGAATTGAAAAAGTACAGTGGTCAACACCAACTAATTTAAAAATTGAAGGTTTCGCTTATATTTATCATTTAGATACCTCTAAAGATACATCATTTTCTTTTTATTTAACTAATGAAAAAACAGGGTATTGTTGTGAGTTAACAACTCATTATAAACCTCATAAACGTCAAGATGTAAAAACAATGTTTGGAGGGAAAGTCAAAAATAGTAGAAATCCATTAAAACGACTATACGATTATTCTTATTCAGGATTTTCTATTGAAATTGATCCTACTGAATTTGATTATAAACAGTTTATGAATGGGGCAAATTATATTTCTATAGCTATCTATAATCAAGGACTTAGCGTAACGAAAAATCTTCGCTCTCCTATTGCAGGATTTGCAACAAGACCTAAATATCGATTAAAAGAGTTTATTAAATTATCGGCTGAATATAATTCATTTTGGGAGTTTAAGTACAAACTCGAAGAAGTTGACAATGTTATTCGTAAGGTAAAACTTGAAAATGAACAGTTAGTTATAACAGGAGAACATAATGGACAAGTTGTTGAAGACAATTCAACTAGATTTTATTTAGAAACGTCTTTTTACGACAATCCTTATTTAACTAATCAGACGATCCTTCCTATAGAAACTCAAATCAATGATAATCAATTTACTTATATATTTAATAAAAATGATTTAGATTACACTAGTCAGTCGGAAAACTATGATTTAATAGGTAAGAAAAACTATGTTGTTGATTCAAATTATTTAGATGAAGTGTACAGGTTTGATGATCAAAAGCAGATAAAGATTGATTATTATTTGAATAGTGAACTTAAACTTTCTATAACAGATTATCAAGCAGTTATAGAAAGTGTAAACTTTGAACAGAAGCAAATGAAGTTAACGTTATCGATAAAGCAATTAGATGTAATGAAGTTAGATTCTTTAAAAATGGAATTAAAACTATATGATTTAGAAAATAGTGAGTATACGTTTAAACCACATTCTAGTTGGACCAGTAATAGTAAGATGTTTTATGAGTTTAGGATAGATTTAATGGATAAAAAGAAACCGATATTGAAAGAGAAAACATATCGATTATTTTTAGCTATATCTTGTTCTGAACAACTAGATAATATATATGAGGCTCCTGTTGTTTTTTCAAACGAAGGAATTGATCGTTATAGAAATGAACTACATGGTTATAGGTTTGAAATACGTCATTTACGAGGCTCTAATATCGCAATATTTTCTCAAATGAAACATTGGAAGAGTATAGAGAATGGACCTAGAAGACAGGCTTTATTACGTGATATTTTCTATCCTTTAATGCGTAAACTACCATTAAAAAATGTTGCAGTTTATGAGTCGTTTTGGGGGAAAGAGTATAGTTGTAATCCTCAAGCGCTATGTGAATATATACAACAAAACGACACATCGATTAAAAATGTGGTGTTTTTGAAAGATGGATTTCATGAAGTTGATGGTAATGTAGAAACTGTAAAGATAAATTCATTAAAGTATTATTATTACCTAGCACGAGCAAAATATCTCTTTAATAATGTAAACTTTCCAGATTTTTATAATAAGAGAGTTGATGCGATTGAAGTTCAGACAATGCACGGTACACCTTTAAAAAAATTAGGTTTAGATTCTCCAAACGAAATCAAGCCACATTATGTAGAGACATATATTCAAAAAAATGATCGTTGGGATTATTTATTAATTCCAAGTGATTATGTAGGTGAGATATCTAAGACAGCATTTAAATTTAAAAAAGAATTTATTAAGTCAGGTTACCCTAGAAATGACAAACTGTTTGCTGATAACAATGTTGAAAATATTGAAAGACTTAAAGAAAAATATAATGTTCCTAAGGATAAAAAAATAGTTCTTTATGCACCAACTTGGAGAACTAAAGGGAATTTTACATTAGCGATGGATATAGAAAAAATGAGTAAGGAACTTGGAGAGGATTACTTTATTTTAGTTAAGTTACATCATTTTTCAAAAGCTAATTTTGATTTAAGTGATTATGCCGATTTTTGTAGAGATGTTTCTCTAGAAAGTGACATAAGAGAGCTTTATTTAATATCTGATATTTTAATTACTGACTATTCGTCGGTTATGTTTGATTTTGCGTTATTAGAAAAACCAATGATTTTTTATGTTTATGATTATGAAAAATATAAAGATGAATTAAGGGGATTCTATTTTGACTTTGAAAAAGAAGCACCTGGAGAATTAGCATATACAACTAATGATTTGGTAAAAATTTTAAAAAATATGGATAAATATACTAATCTGAATAAAGACAGATATCAAGCTTTTAGTAATAAATTTAATCAATATGATAAAGGCAATGCAAGTGAAATTGTCTATAAAAAAATTATTAATTAA
- a CDS encoding glycosyltransferase family 2 protein has translation MKVLVIVPAYNEEASIVKTSQSIEEYKKKANFTLDYIVINDGSTDSTGNILEKNSIPCIHLIKNLGIGGAVQTGYIYAHENGYDIAVQFDGDGQHDIYSLDTLIAPIVNDDYDFVIGSRFTKESPSDFKTSFSRRMGINLISFFIKLKTGKEILDVTSGYRAANRSVIEMFAKSYPRKYPEPETNAYLLLLDKKVTEVGVKMFEREEGKSSITPIKSVRYMVEVLISIILLNKNRRNK, from the coding sequence ATGAAAGTTTTAGTAATAGTACCAGCCTACAATGAAGAGGCAAGTATTGTAAAAACATCACAATCTATTGAAGAATATAAGAAGAAAGCTAATTTTACTTTGGACTATATTGTTATTAATGATGGTTCTACTGATTCTACAGGAAATATTTTAGAAAAAAATTCTATACCTTGTATTCATTTAATTAAAAATTTAGGTATAGGTGGAGCAGTTCAAACAGGATACATTTATGCCCATGAAAATGGTTATGATATCGCTGTACAGTTTGATGGGGATGGGCAACATGATATCTATTCATTAGATACTTTAATTGCTCCAATAGTTAATGATGATTATGATTTTGTTATTGGGTCAAGATTTACTAAAGAATCCCCATCAGATTTCAAAACATCATTTTCAAGAAGAATGGGAATCAATTTGATTTCGTTTTTCATTAAATTAAAAACAGGAAAAGAAATTTTAGATGTTACATCTGGTTACCGAGCTGCAAATCGTTCAGTAATTGAAATGTTTGCAAAATCTTATCCTAGAAAATATCCAGAACCAGAAACTAATGCCTATTTATTACTATTAGACAAAAAAGTAACCGAAGTCGGTGTAAAAATGTTTGAAAGAGAAGAAGGAAAATCATCGATTACACCTATAAAATCTGTGAGATATATGGTCGAAGTTCTCATTTCAATCATACTACTGAATAAAAATAGGAGGAATAAATAA
- the tagD gene encoding glycerol-3-phosphate cytidylyltransferase: MRKVITYGTFDLLHYGHINLLRRAKEQGDYLIVALSTDEFNWDEKQKKCYFSYEKRKMLLEAIRYVDLVIPEESWNQKMTDIEEFKVDVFVMGDDWKGQFDFVKETGADVVYLERTPEISTTQIKKDLNKR; this comes from the coding sequence GTGAGAAAAGTTATTACATATGGTACATTTGATTTATTACACTACGGACATATTAATTTATTACGTCGTGCAAAAGAGCAAGGTGATTATCTGATTGTTGCCTTGTCTACTGATGAGTTCAACTGGGACGAAAAGCAAAAAAAATGCTACTTCTCATATGAAAAGAGAAAGATGCTTTTAGAAGCGATTCGTTATGTTGACTTGGTCATACCTGAAGAGAGTTGGAACCAAAAGATGACAGACATTGAAGAGTTTAAAGTTGATGTGTTTGTCATGGGCGACGATTGGAAAGGTCAATTTGATTTTGTAAAAGAAACCGGTGCTGACGTTGTTTATCTTGAACGCACGCCAGAAATATCAACAACACAAATCAAAAAAGATTTGAATAAGAGATGA